caaagaggatcccaaggctgctcttaaccgtgagcatggctgatataccagtttctaacactctgcagaggttgcacactttacccacgagtcgtgatccctttccagcctatgTTGTACAAactcgatcttcactaccgaggtgaatggctagggatacactacgtagcctttacaaagattcccaagaggtcatagccgcccgttaggtttctctagtttgataaacatagtaattctccccataagaagggtgactaacaaaaccaaatcgaaagaacctcggcaaccagcctcggcagagcaagtgttgtgcctggaccccatagacgaccctacggcgaagccaactacacctcaagttcctctaattaatcagctaagggtgtcccattccacactcatggttgtactgttatcccgggtggtcactcaatgaacaggtccttacggagaggtactcaggaaatagcctgagtcccctaaagtatcacaagatcatcatcgagataacatcattgtatcataaagattcacatcatgttcattgattaagttaaagcaatagcataaagcttagaaacccaaaaaggtaaacaaggataaggtaaatacagactagttaatccttaggtttaaataatgtaatgtgggacggtgaactataaagtaagtaggacatagtaggtcagaggactcttgccttcactaggttgttgctcaggaagatcttcaacaACACACTAAGGAACCATGAGCTGCTCATTGTCTaaacaaagcgatcatgcattcaatgcaattggataaagacaaatgaacaatacaccaaacatatacaaccaagtgaacacaagtttgacAGAGCAATGTAAACACAAAAGGTCAACTTAGGTGCTAGAGTGAACTAGCACACTAGTGGTTTGTGATTCCCTAAATATTATCTATCTCCATGGATTGCATAATTTTAATTCcactaattttagtgagacacaaaattataccagggataaattcatacattacatattattaatctcacaaggttaaacatctaattaccattagggtttcctttttattttcttatttagTAAACAAACTATTACATatactaacctatagtctaggcataaaattaacacGTACAGAtagtgaatgatcataatttatttggacagagaataattctatgaacattttgcaatttgaatcactcaatttgaagttcatatgcaaaagatatgaaataaacaagttttgaagtttaaaatacaaaattaggcctaAATTTGTGAATAAATAGAAGTCTAGGGTTCAATCCGTAAGATTACAGAGGCTTGCGCATGAAAACCAAGGACAATGGATTGATTTCTAAAAAgcgagggtctctttagcaaaactgccacgcgaaggggtacggggttgcACTATCCGTCCGATCTCCGACCAAAGGTCCAAATTAGAATAGCGAGTGAGGGCGCATGCTCTTGACAGGTGGGCTCGGGTGGGTTGAGGCACTGACACACGGGGCCCATGGGTCAGCAGTATGAAGAGGACACGGGGCGCGTTGGCCACTGGATTGTAGATCGATGGCTCTGGTTCCACAAACCACGCGAACCGTTATCCACGACTTCGGGCCGTCAGATCAAGACCGGGCTGTTCGGATTCAGCACGAGGGGTTTAGTCTCCTCTGGTCAGCTAGGGGTGGCGCTCTCCGCGGACACGGCGGCGCAGTCGCCGGAGGCGAGGCAGACCGGGGCTTCTAGGACACTGGGGGTTGGTCTGGGTAGCCAGAGAGTTTGGGGAGGACTCGGCAAGCACTATGGCAAGGTCTGGGTGCCGAGAACAGGACTAAGACGGGTAGACTGTGgagggggaccctcgggcgaacccaagcttactCTGGCGAGCAATACCCGTCGCGGTGAGGGTTAAACCGGTGCTCTGTGGTTGGCATAGGCTCCAGGGAGAGGGTGGGGGTGCTCTAGGCCTAAGTTCGGGCTCAGGGAGGGGTTGCAGTGGTCGAACGCCATGAAGATGCTGTGGCCCGGCGAGGGGTAACTTCGATGGCTGAAATCCCCCACGTATAGCAGAATTGGCGCAAAAGAGTGACACAGGAATGTCACTTACCCAGATATGGTGCTTCGGGCAGCTTGGCATGGCGCGATGGGGCTCTAGTTGGCCAGACGTTGAAGAATCATGACGACGGTGAGCTCCGACCTGCGCAGGGGAGAGGTGGAGCGCAAATCGGGTAGAGGATTTGAGGAAAGGGGAAACCACCGTGGGTTCCCGGTGTGCCAAGCTCAGGCAAAGCTCACCATGGCCAAAGcgctggcagaagtccagcggcgACAACAGAAAGGTGAAGCAACAGCGGGGGGCGGCGTTGCGGCTGGGTGAGTGCGAGGGCAGGGAAAGAGCGAATGTGAGGCAGGGGCGAGCTGAGGGAGTGTTCGGGGTCTTCACCTAGCACTCGGGTGACATGGGCAGGTCGTGGGGATGTGGGCATGCTTTGACCGCATGGGCGCACGCCATGGGCGCGGGCGCGACAGTTGCAGGGGAGGGGATGGGTCTGACAATAGGGGCCGCGAGTCAGCGAGGGAACGCGTGGGCGAGCAGGGCACGATGCTGATGGGGCGGTCCCACtaagaagagagggagagggcgagcGGGGCGTGGCGCCGATAGGTGGGGCCCGCTTGTCAGCGGATGCGGGAGGTTAATTGGGCTAGATGGGCCGAAAGGCCAAGGAGGGAGGAGGTTCGAgctgctttccttttctttttttgaaatttctaatgtcttttctattttaatttctttatggttttcaaatcaaactcaaaccaaatttcaaattcaaaccaattcaaacatgtgcatcaaacaaaagaataatttaggctcagcatgatgcaacatttcatgactcacataagctttgacaaaataaataattaaaccctCGCCTAATTCACTTACTTTTAAtcaaaaggaaaagagagagagagacaagaggtaacacctgaatttggttggcatttagagaagaaattttataccctcaaatttagggtgttacacagtCGAACATAATATAGCTGTTGGATGTCTGTCGTTTTACTGTTGTGTGTTACCAATGGATAGCAACAAATGGGAAATGCAAGGACGAGAGAAAAATTATAACTAGAGAGATGGGTCAGTCGACGGAGGGTCTAGAAGCATGCAAGCTCCTTGAGGCaacccttggtgctgcccttggcATTCGTGCATATAGCCATGGTCTTGTTGTTGGTGCCACTATACTCGACGTTGACATCATCCATGGTGACGCCGGTGCATGGGACCTTGGCTGTGCAGAGCAGGCTAACGGCCTCCGGGGTGGAGGAGGTGCCGGTGATGTTCTTGAAGGTGACGTCCTTGATGGTGACCTTGGAGGCGCCGTTGGCGGTACACAACTTGTTGGGGCAGTACTTCAAGTCGATGAAGATGGGGTTGGCTGAGTCCTCCATCTTGATATTCTCGTAGTATATCTTGGAGACGGTGAGCACGGAGGCGGCGTCCTCGTACGCCTTGATGCGGACGCCGAACATTGTCTTCTtaagagtgcaatccttgacgttGATGTCTGTGACGTCCTTCTCGTCCTTGTACCGCCCTAGGCTGTCGATGCTGATGCCGTGGCCGGGGCCGCAGGTCACACCAGTGATGTTCACCTTGGAGGTCCCAGGGCCGATGGAGATGCAGTCGTCGCCAACGCCAATGACGGTGTTGGTGATGGTGATCCCGGATGAGTCGCCCATGTGGATGCCATCCGTGTTGGGGCTGTCCCCGGGCGCCGTCACGGTCACGTCCTTGATCAGCATGTTCTTGCACTGGTACATGTTCATGTGGAAGAACTTGGAGTTGAGAAGCGTGACCCCGGACACCTCCCCGTTGTTCACGAAGTCCATCACCAGCGAGTTGGGAAGGATCTTGCAGTCATACTTCTTGGTGCAGGAGTTCTTGCTCCACACGGCTGGGCCCTGCCTGTCAAGGTTTCCCTTGCCGGTGATGACCAGGTTATCCACGCGTAG
The Zea mays cultivar B73 unplaced genomic scaffold, Zm-B73-REFERENCE-NAM-5.0 scaffold_605, whole genome shotgun sequence genome window above contains:
- the LOC118475740 gene encoding exopolygalacturonase-like, which gives rise to MACTDNAMRALFLLVLFCIVHGEKEESKGIDAKASGPGGSFDITKLGASGNGKTDNTKAVQEAWASACGGTGKQTILIPKGDFLVGQLNFTGPCKGDVTIQVDGNLLATMDLSQYKEHGNWIEILRVDNLVITGKGNLDRQGPAVWSKNSCTKKYDCKILPNSLVMDFVNNGEVSGVTLLNSKFFHMNMYQCKNMLIKDVTVTAPGDSPNTDGIHMGDSSGITITNTVIGVGDDCISIGPGTSKVNITGVTCGPGHGISIDSLGRYKDEKDVTDINVKDCTLKKTMFGVRIKAYEDAASVLTVSKIYYENIKMEDSANPIFIDLKYCPNKLCTANGASKVTIKDVTFKNITGTSSTPEAVSLLCTAKVPCTGVTMDDVNVEYSGTNNKTMAICTNAKGSTKGCLKELACF